One segment of Panicum virgatum strain AP13 chromosome 1K, P.virgatum_v5, whole genome shotgun sequence DNA contains the following:
- the LOC120696370 gene encoding uncharacterized protein LOC120696370 has protein sequence MAAMQKMGKKIAVLEMREGAPRIAGVEKRIGTTPKEKNQGFEEQVSDLFGKLNLTAKENETLVLEDLEESDLAVVNHAVIGKVLAPSSLHLQTIMSAMRLAWGNPRGLEARMVGDNLFIAEFESEHDKNRALEGSPWFIGRQSVGRNAVILQEFNYDLRPSDVKFDEMAIWINILNLPFGLRNEKWGFELAGKIGKQVLKVDVDEQKRAVGKELRARVIISLKEPLCRGVSVVSSRRQRREWYDVVYEKVPYFCFSCGIIGHSEIECPKPALRDDKGCLPYNEKLRAPDERKMKNQGEWHTQGDSSSRRSNSAGVRGSADSKKSETNKSDDSQKDGMEGRVDAATIEAFSPLRNQVSKVGLPPDDFQSTIHSKKRKPDERVFQNNLDDNEDNTIEVYEDLPMALMPIMLGDNNSQERLGESELSDASKKMKKENAGLLEQPRVQN, from the exons ATGGCGGCGATGCAGAAGATGGGCAAGAAGATTGCAGTCTTGGAGATGAGGGAGGGGGCTCCCCGTATTGCAGGAGTTGAGAAGAGGATAGGTACAACCCCGAAGGAGAAGAACCAAGGTTTCGAAGAACAGGTATCTGATTTATTTGGGAAGCTAAATTTGACTGCAAAAGAGAATGAAACATTGGTTTTAGAAGACCTTGAAGAATCTGATTTGGCTGTGGTGAATCATGCGGTGATTGGGAAAGTTCTTGCGCCTAGTTCTTTACATTTGCAAACAATTATGTCTGCTATGCGTCTGGCCTGGGGCAACCCAAGGGGATTGGAAGCAAG GATGGTGGGGGATAATCTCTTTATAGCTGAGTTTGAGTCTGAGCATGATAAGAACAGAGCCTTGGAGGGATCTCCATGGTTTATAGGCCGCCAATCAGTGGGAAGAAATGCAGTGATTTTACAGGAGTTTAACTATGATTTAAGGCCAAGTGATGTCAAGTTTGACGAGATGGCTATTTGGATCAACATTCTGAATCTACCTTTTGGGCTAAGGAATGAGAAGTGGGGTTTTGAGCTTGCTGGTAAGATTGGAAAACAAGTCTTGAAAGTGGATGTTGATGAACAAAAAAGGGCAGTGGGGAAAGAGCTGAGAGCAAGAGTAATTATTTCATTGAAAGAACCATTGTGCCGAGGGGTATCTGTTGTTTCTTCTAGGAGACAGAGAAGGGAATGGTACGATGTGGTGTATGAAAAAGTcccatatttttgtttttcctGTGGCATTATTGGCCATTCAGAGATTGAATGTCCTAAGCCGGCTCTCCGTGATGATAAAGGTTGTTTACCATACAATGAAAAATTACGGGCACCTGATGAGAGGAAAATGAAGAATCAGGGTGAATGGCATACTCAAGGAGATAGCTCATCTAGAAGGAGTAATTCTGCTGGAGTGAGGGGGAGTGCTGACTCAAAAAAATCTGAGACAAATAAGAGTGATGACAGTCAAAAAGATGGTATGGAAGGAAGAGTGGATGCTGCTACCATTGAAGCATTTTCGCCATTAAGAAATCAAGTGTCCAAAGTTGGTTTGCCTCCAGATGATTTTCAGTCAACAATACACTCTAAGAAACGTAAACCTGATGAGAGGGTGTTCCAAAACAACTTGGATGACAATGAGGACAATACCATAGAAGTCTATGAGGATTTACCTATGGCCCTAATGCCAATAATGCTAGGGGATAATAATTCTCAAGAAAGATTGGGAGAAAGTGAACTCTCGGATGcttctaaaaaaatgaaaaaggaaAACGCGGGGCTGCTGGAACAGCCTCGCGTGCAAAATTGA
- the LOC120696386 gene encoding RING-H2 finger protein ATL40-like, translating to MSTADATTGTPPAPAAGRSRCCTSGATLELVGAFTAVCLVLYGVILYMNYLYVRWSGRDGVHRTASAAGLPARKRPAAGLDKAALAAMPVLTFRADKHGGGEPVECAVCLSAMQDGDAVRTLPGCRHAFHAACVDAWLCARATCPVCRARPALPPPQQAPKAGPKAAAAAGSSGRQPDLESQI from the coding sequence ATGTCCACGGCGGATGCGACGACagggacgccgccggcgccggcggcgggccgcaGCCGGTGCTGCACCTCCGGCGCGACGCTGGAGCTGGTGGGCGCGTTCACGGCGGTGTGCCTGGTGCTGTACGGGGTGATCCTGTACATGAACTACCTGTACGTGCGCTGGAGCGGCCGCGACGGCGTGCACCGCACGGCCTCCGCCGCGGGGCTGCCCGCGCGGAAGAGGCCCGCCGCCGGGCTCGAcaaggcggcgctggcggccatGCCGGTGCTCACGTTCAGGGCGGacaagcacggcggcggcgagcccgtgGAGTGCGCGGTGTGCCTGAGCGCCATGCAGGACGGGGACGCGGTGCGCACGCTCCCCGGGTGCCGGCACGCGTTCCACGCCGCCTGCGTCGACGCCTGGCTCTGCGCGCGCGCCACCTGCCCCGtctgccgcgcgcgccccgcgctgccgccgccgcagcaggcgCCCAAGGCCGGccccaaggcggcggcggcggcggggtcctcCGGCCGGCAGCCGGACCTGGAGAGCCAAATATAG